A part of Microbulbifer sp. MI-G genomic DNA contains:
- the rpsB gene encoding 30S ribosomal protein S2, producing the protein MPQVSMRDMLQAGVHFGHQTRYWNPKMGQFIFGARNKIHIINLEHTVPAFNEALQVIKGMAAQKKKILFVGTKRAAQKSVKEQAERCGQPYVSNRWLGGMLTNYKTIRASIKRFRDLETQSRDGTFEKLTKKEALMRTRTMEKLERSIGGIKDMGGLPDAVFVIDVEHERIAIQEANKLGIPVIGVVDTNSDPSGVDYVIPGNDDAIRAIKLYTTAVADAVLAGATEAGSAVTKKDEYVEASDDEAAAE; encoded by the coding sequence ATGCCGCAAGTAAGCATGCGCGACATGTTGCAGGCCGGTGTCCATTTTGGCCACCAGACCCGCTATTGGAACCCGAAGATGGGTCAATTCATCTTTGGCGCCCGTAATAAGATTCACATCATCAACCTTGAGCACACTGTGCCGGCTTTTAATGAAGCCCTGCAGGTGATCAAGGGGATGGCTGCCCAGAAAAAAAAGATACTGTTCGTAGGCACCAAGCGCGCCGCACAGAAGTCTGTTAAAGAGCAGGCTGAGCGCTGTGGCCAGCCTTACGTCAGTAATCGCTGGCTGGGTGGAATGCTCACCAACTACAAAACGATCCGCGCTTCTATCAAGCGTTTTCGCGATCTGGAAACCCAATCCCGGGATGGTACCTTTGAAAAGCTGACCAAGAAGGAAGCTCTGATGCGCACCCGCACCATGGAGAAGCTGGAGCGCTCTATTGGGGGTATCAAGGATATGGGCGGTCTGCCTGACGCGGTCTTTGTTATTGATGTTGAGCACGAGCGCATTGCTATCCAGGAGGCGAACAAGCTGGGCATTCCGGTCATCGGTGTTGTCGATACCAACAGCGATCCCTCTGGCGTCGATTATGTGATTCCCGGCAACGACGACGCGATCCGCGCTATTAAGCTTTACACCACAGCGGTGGCGGACGCAGTACTTGCCGGTGCGACCGAGGCCGGCAGTGCTGTGACCAAAAAAGACGAATACGTTGAAGCTAGTGATGATGAAGCGGCTGCAGAGTAA
- the uppS gene encoding polyprenyl diphosphate synthase, which yields MALGGTEVTDPGPRHIAIIMDGNGRWAARRGLSPSAGHKAGAERIRDLLSACRNRGVKVLTLFAFSSENWQRPPKEVALLMRLFHSYLRKEARRMCDEGVRLRVIGRRDRFSLRLQRAIAEAEEITCGGEQGDLVIAADYGGRWDIAQAARRLAEEVADGKRTVESIDEEAMEGQMQLADLPPVDLLIRSSGEQRISNFILWQAAYSEFFFTDILWPDFGEAALDEAIALFKQRDRRFGGRAGADDSAVPV from the coding sequence ATGGCCTTAGGTGGTACCGAGGTGACTGATCCCGGCCCCAGGCATATCGCCATCATTATGGATGGCAACGGACGCTGGGCCGCGCGTCGGGGACTCTCTCCTTCGGCAGGCCACAAGGCAGGGGCTGAGCGTATCCGCGATTTGTTGTCTGCGTGCAGAAATCGTGGTGTAAAAGTATTGACGCTATTCGCTTTTTCCAGTGAGAACTGGCAGCGTCCACCTAAAGAGGTGGCGCTGTTGATGCGCCTGTTTCACTCTTATTTGCGCAAAGAGGCCCGGCGTATGTGCGACGAAGGTGTGCGCCTGAGGGTGATTGGGCGGCGTGACCGCTTTTCTCTGCGTCTTCAGCGCGCCATTGCCGAGGCGGAGGAGATTACCTGCGGTGGAGAGCAGGGTGACCTGGTGATTGCGGCAGATTACGGTGGGCGCTGGGATATTGCCCAGGCTGCGCGCAGGCTTGCCGAAGAGGTGGCAGATGGCAAGCGCACAGTAGAGTCTATTGATGAGGAGGCAATGGAAGGTCAAATGCAACTCGCCGATTTGCCGCCGGTAGATCTGTTAATAAGATCCAGTGGGGAGCAGCGCATCAGCAATTTTATTTTGTGGCAAGCCGCTTACAGCGAATTCTTTTTTACCGATATATTGTGGCCTGATTTTGGCGAGGCCGCCCTGGATGAGGCAATCGCGTTGTTTAAGCAGCGTGACCGGCGCTTTGGTGGGCGAGCCGGGGCCGATGACAGTGCTGTGCCAGTCTGA
- the ispC gene encoding 1-deoxy-D-xylulose-5-phosphate reductoisomerase, whose product MRNRSPQTVTVLGSTGSVGVSTLDVLARHPQQYSIYALTARDRVAELAQQCRRFSPRFAVVAGARRAQELQSLLAGEGNTEVLSGVEGLCKVASDAEVDTVMAAIIGAAGLRPTLAAVESGKKVLLANKEALVMAGPVFLRALRANGAQLLPIDSEHNAIFQCLPYPCESLENSGVEKILLTGSGGPFRTRAREDLHRVTPDEACAHPNWSMGRKISVDSATMMNKGLEFIEACFLFGARPEQIEVVVHPQSIVHSMVQYRDGSLLAQMGNPDMRTPIAHALAFPQRMDAGVPALDLIAQGRLDFKAPDFHRFPCLRLAREAIDAAGSAPTVLNAANEVAVEAFLQGRLAFTSIATAIEKVMNRAPVVELTGLETVEATDLNARELARQVIGAL is encoded by the coding sequence ATGCGAAATAGATCTCCGCAAACCGTAACTGTGCTTGGCTCTACAGGTTCAGTTGGGGTCAGTACGCTCGATGTACTCGCACGCCACCCGCAGCAGTACTCCATTTATGCCTTGACAGCCCGCGACCGAGTTGCCGAGCTGGCCCAGCAGTGCAGGCGTTTTAGCCCCCGCTTCGCCGTGGTTGCCGGCGCGCGACGCGCACAGGAGTTGCAGTCTCTGCTGGCCGGTGAGGGCAACACCGAGGTTTTATCAGGCGTGGAAGGGCTGTGCAAGGTGGCATCGGACGCTGAAGTGGACACCGTGATGGCGGCGATCATTGGTGCGGCCGGATTGCGTCCAACGCTTGCTGCGGTGGAGTCTGGCAAAAAAGTGTTGCTTGCAAACAAGGAGGCACTGGTGATGGCCGGACCGGTGTTCCTGCGCGCGCTGCGGGCCAATGGTGCACAATTGCTGCCTATTGATAGCGAGCACAACGCGATCTTTCAGTGTCTGCCATATCCCTGTGAGAGCCTGGAAAACTCGGGTGTTGAAAAGATACTGCTCACCGGCTCCGGTGGTCCTTTTCGAACCCGTGCCAGGGAGGATCTGCACCGGGTCACACCGGATGAGGCCTGTGCGCACCCGAACTGGTCCATGGGGCGGAAGATCTCTGTGGACTCCGCCACCATGATGAATAAGGGGCTGGAGTTCATTGAGGCCTGTTTTCTGTTCGGTGCGCGCCCTGAACAGATTGAGGTAGTGGTGCATCCACAGAGTATTGTGCACTCAATGGTGCAGTACCGGGATGGGTCGTTACTGGCCCAGATGGGCAATCCGGATATGCGTACCCCAATTGCTCATGCGCTGGCTTTTCCGCAGCGCATGGATGCGGGCGTTCCGGCCCTCGATCTGATCGCCCAGGGACGGCTCGACTTTAAGGCGCCGGACTTTCACCGCTTTCCATGTCTGCGTTTGGCCAGAGAGGCAATTGATGCGGCGGGCAGTGCACCCACGGTCTTGAATGCGGCTAATGAAGTGGCAGTTGAGGCCTTTTTACAGGGGCGGCTGGCGTTTACCAGCATTGCAACTGCTATAGAGAAAGTCATGAATCGTGCTCCGGTGGTTGAACTGACCGGGCTCGAAACAGTCGAAGCAACTGATCTCAATGCGCGAGAATTGGCCCGGCAGGTAATAGGGGCTCTCTAG
- a CDS encoding phosphatidate cytidylyltransferase, giving the protein MLKQRIITALALLALFSGVLFLLPMQWYSLVFVAVILLGGWEWANLSNLNRALRLVFLSSLGGALIATAQYVFSMDFSSPDIDRGRQILAVACGWWALAFLWVQSYPASAVLWGNRWIRGLVGLVVLVPSWLSLVILRGLDHGAWLVLYVVAIVVSADVGAYFVGRKFGRRKLAREVSPGKSWEGFFGGLGACLILALATSFLFQLPLKNTLLFTFGVLVTALASVIGDLLESMFKRHRGIKDSSRILPGHGGVMDRIDSLCAALPVFTMAALASELHKYL; this is encoded by the coding sequence GTGCTAAAACAAAGAATAATTACTGCTTTGGCCTTACTGGCACTGTTTTCCGGGGTTTTATTTCTGTTGCCGATGCAATGGTATTCGCTGGTGTTTGTCGCCGTGATTTTGCTGGGTGGCTGGGAATGGGCCAACCTTTCCAATCTCAACCGCGCACTGCGCCTAGTTTTTCTCTCCTCGCTGGGTGGCGCCCTGATAGCCACTGCCCAGTATGTGTTTTCAATGGATTTCAGTTCTCCGGATATCGACCGCGGACGCCAAATACTGGCGGTTGCCTGTGGTTGGTGGGCACTGGCTTTTCTATGGGTACAGAGTTATCCGGCCAGTGCCGTGCTATGGGGTAACCGTTGGATTCGCGGACTGGTTGGTCTGGTTGTGTTGGTGCCCAGTTGGCTGTCTTTGGTGATCCTGCGTGGACTCGATCACGGCGCTTGGCTGGTACTCTACGTTGTGGCCATTGTGGTATCCGCGGATGTGGGCGCCTATTTTGTCGGTCGCAAGTTCGGCAGACGCAAACTGGCCAGAGAGGTGAGTCCCGGCAAGTCGTGGGAGGGTTTTTTTGGGGGATTGGGTGCCTGCCTGATCCTCGCCCTTGCAACCTCATTCCTGTTTCAACTGCCCTTGAAGAACACGCTTCTTTTTACCTTCGGAGTGTTGGTAACGGCACTCGCCTCGGTCATTGGCGATTTGCTGGAGAGTATGTTTAAGCGTCACCGTGGCATTAAAGACAGCAGCCGAATATTGCCTGGCCACGGTGGGGTTATGGACAGGATCGACAGCCTTTGTGCGGCTTTGCCGGTGTTTACCATGGCCGCGCTGGCCAGTGAACTGCACAAATATCTCTAG
- the tsf gene encoding translation elongation factor Ts, with translation MAITASMVKELRERTGLPMMECKKALTAADGDIEKAIEDLRKASGLKAAKKAGRTAADGVVAGKVAEDGSFGVLVEVNSETDFVARDENFQLFVAKVVEKAFSERQRDVAALMEGELESAREALVQKIGENIGVRRIQLVEAPVVGAYVHSNSRIAALVALSGSNTELAKDVAMHVTAVNPQVNKPEDMPEDVLEKEKDIIKAQPDMDGKPAEIVEKMMGGRIKKFLKENSLVEQPFVKNPDVSIGKLVKEAGADVVSFVRFEVGEGIEKEEVDFAAEVAAQVKSTS, from the coding sequence ATGGCGATTACCGCGTCTATGGTAAAAGAATTGCGCGAGCGCACCGGTCTCCCAATGATGGAGTGTAAAAAGGCGCTCACTGCAGCGGATGGCGATATCGAGAAAGCGATTGAGGATCTGCGCAAAGCCTCCGGTCTGAAGGCGGCGAAGAAGGCTGGTCGCACTGCTGCAGATGGCGTTGTTGCTGGAAAAGTTGCCGAAGACGGCAGCTTCGGCGTATTGGTTGAAGTGAACTCGGAAACCGACTTCGTCGCCCGCGACGAAAATTTTCAATTGTTTGTTGCAAAGGTGGTCGAAAAGGCATTCTCTGAACGCCAGCGGGATGTTGCTGCGCTGATGGAAGGCGAGCTGGAGAGCGCTCGCGAGGCTCTGGTACAGAAAATTGGTGAGAATATTGGTGTGCGCCGTATCCAGCTAGTGGAAGCCCCGGTTGTCGGTGCTTATGTGCACTCTAACAGTCGTATCGCCGCGCTGGTGGCCCTCAGCGGCAGCAATACCGAATTGGCGAAAGACGTTGCCATGCACGTGACTGCGGTCAACCCGCAGGTGAACAAGCCGGAGGATATGCCTGAGGATGTTCTTGAGAAAGAGAAGGACATCATCAAGGCTCAGCCCGACATGGATGGCAAGCCGGCGGAAATCGTTGAGAAGATGATGGGTGGTCGAATCAAGAAGTTCCTCAAAGAGAACAGCCTGGTTGAACAGCCGTTTGTTAAAAACCCGGATGTGAGTATCGGCAAACTGGTGAAAGAGGCCGGTGCCGATGTGGTTTCCTTTGTGCGTTTTGAAGTGGGTGAAGGGATCGAGAAAGAGGAAGTGGACTTCGCAGCCGAAGTTGCCGCGCAGGTTAAGTCCACTTCCTGA
- the pyrH gene encoding UMP kinase has translation MPGIKDRKYKRILLKLSGEELMGDQGFGISPKVLDKMALEIGQLVGIGVQVGLVVGGGNLFRGAALNAAGLDRVTGDHMGMLATVMNALALRDALERSDISSRVMSSIQMSGIVDHYDRRAAIRYLERGEVLIFAAGTGNPFFTTDSAACLRGIEIEAELVLKATKVDGVYSADPVLDPAAARYDQLTYDEVLNKKLGVMDLTAICLCREHNMPVRVFRMDKAGALLNIVVGGEEGTLIEEEVKS, from the coding sequence ATGCCCGGAATTAAGGATCGCAAATACAAGAGAATTCTCTTAAAACTCAGCGGTGAAGAACTGATGGGTGATCAGGGCTTTGGTATCAGTCCCAAAGTGCTGGATAAAATGGCCCTGGAGATTGGTCAACTGGTGGGCATTGGGGTACAGGTTGGCTTGGTAGTCGGGGGTGGCAACCTGTTCCGAGGCGCTGCGCTGAACGCCGCTGGCCTCGATCGCGTTACCGGCGACCATATGGGAATGCTGGCAACGGTAATGAATGCTCTGGCTCTGCGCGATGCTCTGGAGAGATCCGATATCTCCTCGCGGGTCATGTCATCCATTCAAATGAGCGGTATTGTTGACCATTACGACCGTCGCGCTGCAATTCGCTATCTGGAACGGGGCGAAGTGCTGATTTTTGCTGCTGGCACTGGCAATCCCTTTTTTACCACAGACTCCGCAGCGTGTTTGCGTGGGATCGAGATTGAAGCGGAACTGGTGCTTAAGGCCACCAAGGTAGATGGTGTCTACTCAGCCGACCCAGTGCTCGACCCCGCAGCGGCTCGTTATGACCAGCTGACCTACGACGAAGTGTTGAATAAAAAGCTGGGTGTGATGGACTTGACTGCAATTTGTCTCTGCCGTGAGCACAACATGCCCGTGCGGGTTTTTCGCATGGATAAAGCTGGTGCGCTACTCAATATCGTGGTGGGCGGTGAGGAAGGCACGCTAATTGAAGAGGAGGTGAAATCGTGA
- the map gene encoding type I methionyl aminopeptidase — protein MTSIIKTPEQIAKMRTAGRLAAEVLEMIGEYVVPGVSTEELDQRCHDHIVNVQKAIPACLGYRGFPKSICTSVNEVVCHGIPSKNKILKKGDIINIDVTVIKDGWYGDTSKMFFAGKPATHAERLVRVTQECLYKAIEIVRPGTTLGDIGHVIQQHAEKNYYSVVRDFCGHGIGDVFHEEPQILHYGQPGTGDALREGMTFTIEPMINAGKAVTRVLSDGWTAITKDRRLSAQWEHTMAVTDSGVEILTARSEEHF, from the coding sequence ATGACTTCGATCATCAAGACCCCGGAACAGATCGCCAAGATGCGCACTGCAGGTCGCCTCGCTGCAGAGGTCCTGGAAATGATTGGCGAGTATGTCGTCCCCGGAGTCAGTACGGAAGAATTGGACCAGCGCTGCCACGACCATATAGTCAATGTACAAAAAGCGATCCCCGCCTGCCTCGGCTACCGCGGTTTTCCCAAATCCATCTGTACTTCGGTTAACGAAGTGGTTTGCCACGGTATACCGTCCAAAAACAAGATCTTGAAAAAGGGGGACATCATCAATATTGATGTCACCGTCATCAAAGATGGCTGGTACGGCGACACCAGTAAAATGTTCTTTGCCGGCAAACCTGCGACACATGCCGAGCGCCTGGTGCGCGTCACCCAGGAATGCCTGTACAAAGCTATCGAGATAGTACGTCCAGGCACAACCCTCGGTGACATCGGCCACGTTATACAGCAACACGCAGAAAAGAATTACTACTCCGTGGTGCGTGATTTCTGTGGTCACGGTATCGGCGACGTCTTCCACGAGGAGCCACAAATATTGCACTACGGCCAGCCGGGCACTGGGGACGCACTGAGGGAGGGCATGACCTTCACCATCGAGCCAATGATCAACGCGGGCAAAGCCGTTACCCGTGTCCTCAGTGACGGCTGGACTGCTATTACCAAAGACCGTCGCCTGTCTGCACAGTGGGAACACACAATGGCAGTCACCGACAGCGGCGTGGAGATACTGACCGCAAGGAGCGAAGAGCATTTTTAG
- the frr gene encoding ribosome recycling factor: MIEDIKQDARARMSKALDALAGTFNKIRTGRAHPSILDGIHVSYYGADTPLSQVANITVEDARTLSVTPWEKSLVPDIEKAIMKSDLGLNPSTAGVVIRIPMPALTEETRKNFIRQAKGEAETARVSIRNIRRDALTVVKSLVKDKEISEDDERRAGDEIQKITDQFVAGVDQALVAKEKDLMEI; encoded by the coding sequence GTGATTGAAGATATCAAACAGGATGCCCGGGCTCGAATGAGCAAAGCGCTCGATGCACTGGCCGGCACTTTCAATAAGATCCGTACCGGTCGCGCGCACCCGAGTATTCTCGATGGCATTCATGTCTCTTATTACGGTGCTGATACACCGCTGTCCCAGGTGGCCAATATCACCGTAGAAGATGCGCGCACTCTGTCGGTAACGCCCTGGGAAAAAAGCCTGGTGCCGGATATCGAAAAAGCGATTATGAAGTCTGATCTTGGATTGAATCCCAGCACTGCCGGCGTGGTTATTCGTATCCCCATGCCTGCGCTGACTGAGGAAACCCGCAAGAATTTTATTCGCCAGGCCAAGGGCGAAGCGGAAACCGCACGTGTTTCCATTCGCAATATCCGTCGCGATGCGCTGACCGTAGTGAAGTCTTTGGTCAAGGATAAGGAAATTTCAGAAGATGACGAGCGTCGTGCTGGCGATGAGATCCAGAAAATTACCGATCAGTTTGTTGCGGGTGTCGATCAGGCACTTGTGGCTAAAGAAAAAGATCTGATGGAAATTTAA
- a CDS encoding [protein-PII] uridylyltransferase → MQPASPPYFEPPLFFFDQTRFRRDLAAGDKPPLQIFKDAVSAAEQQMTERFREGEDVGTLVHDRALFVDCLLHYAWHQYLWKPGIGLLAVGGYGRGELHPHSDIDLLILTDSSLDTGSVDNIEQLVTFLWDLGLDIGHSVRSVEECLALAAQDITVVTNLTESRTVVGDEKPGKQLAVHMDHSKPWPAEAFFLAKLAEQEARHNRQQAGENILEPNIKNTPGGLRDIQTITWVAKYFFPIRSLKQLQGRLLTEEEFAILRSGETFLWRLRYGLHLLAGRAEERLLFDYQRTLAKQFGYVDTDSQLAVEQFMHNYYRVVMSLRELNDVLLQYLGEVILQRGRVHTITPVNERFQLRDDTIEVTYPQVFSEHPSALLEIFVLMAQNPKITGVRASTIRLIRAHRLLINEDFRANPANSALFMQLLRSPRGLSSQLTRMTRYGILGRYLPEFGRVTGQMQHDLFHIYTVDAHTLQVVRNMRSFRSPEAQERFPIAAEILTRMRQPELLYIAGLYHDIAKGRGGDHSKLGVLDAVHFCQRHQLPARDQRLVCWLVEKHLLMSQVSQKQDISDPEVVHAFAREVGDREHLDYLYALTVADINATNPELWNSWRASLLRQLYQATQHALRRGLENPIDREEIIAETRGQALEKLRALGLSETGVKSIWAQMGEDYFVRESADNIAWHTAAIHELHGNTPLEQRDTLVLTRNSGPGEHDGATQVFVYTPDRPNVFAAAVTGLDLLNLSVHDARLYNSASGYTLDTFYVLDESGQPLLDEPQRLRQIRDTLQRELALVEDYSKVIQRRTPRRLKMFELESRAHLSTEPGDHYSTLEITSADRPGLLARIARIFIAHGLRLHNARITTLGERVEDVFHITDAEGRPLRATEANRALEEAICRELDDYRAPQQP, encoded by the coding sequence ATGCAGCCGGCCAGCCCCCCTTACTTCGAGCCCCCCCTGTTTTTCTTTGATCAGACCCGCTTTCGCCGGGACCTCGCCGCCGGTGACAAGCCACCGCTTCAGATTTTCAAGGACGCCGTCAGTGCGGCAGAGCAGCAGATGACGGAAAGGTTCCGCGAAGGGGAGGACGTGGGCACCCTGGTACATGACCGCGCGCTATTTGTGGACTGCCTGTTGCACTACGCCTGGCACCAGTACCTCTGGAAGCCCGGTATCGGACTGCTTGCCGTCGGGGGCTACGGCCGGGGCGAGCTGCACCCACATTCGGACATCGATCTGCTGATACTCACCGACAGCAGCCTCGATACCGGTAGCGTGGACAACATCGAGCAGCTCGTGACTTTTCTCTGGGATCTGGGCCTGGATATCGGTCACTCGGTGCGCAGCGTGGAGGAATGCCTGGCACTGGCCGCACAGGATATTACCGTTGTCACAAACCTCACTGAATCCCGCACCGTAGTCGGGGACGAGAAACCCGGAAAACAGCTGGCAGTCCACATGGACCACAGCAAACCATGGCCCGCAGAAGCATTTTTCCTCGCCAAGCTCGCCGAGCAGGAAGCGCGCCATAACCGCCAGCAGGCGGGGGAAAATATCCTGGAGCCCAACATCAAAAACACTCCCGGCGGACTGCGGGATATCCAGACCATCACCTGGGTTGCCAAGTACTTCTTCCCCATACGCAGCCTGAAGCAGCTACAGGGCAGACTGTTAACCGAGGAGGAATTTGCCATCCTACGCTCCGGCGAGACCTTTCTGTGGCGCCTGCGCTACGGCCTGCACCTGCTCGCCGGACGCGCTGAGGAGCGCCTGCTGTTCGATTACCAGAGAACGCTGGCAAAACAATTTGGTTACGTAGACACCGACTCACAGCTGGCAGTAGAGCAATTTATGCACAATTACTACCGTGTCGTCATGTCATTGCGCGAACTCAATGATGTACTCCTGCAGTATCTCGGCGAAGTGATCCTGCAGCGCGGCAGGGTACACACCATCACTCCGGTAAACGAGCGCTTTCAGCTGCGTGACGATACCATTGAAGTTACCTACCCCCAGGTTTTTAGCGAGCACCCCTCGGCACTGCTGGAAATTTTCGTGCTGATGGCTCAAAACCCAAAGATCACTGGCGTACGCGCCTCCACCATTCGCCTGATACGGGCACACCGCCTCTTGATCAATGAAGACTTTCGTGCCAACCCGGCCAATAGCGCGCTGTTTATGCAGTTGCTGCGCTCGCCGCGCGGCCTCTCCAGCCAGCTCACACGCATGACTCGCTATGGCATTCTCGGGCGCTACCTGCCGGAGTTCGGACGGGTCACAGGGCAGATGCAGCACGATCTCTTCCACATTTACACCGTAGATGCGCACACCCTGCAGGTTGTGCGCAATATGCGCAGTTTTCGCAGCCCCGAAGCTCAGGAGCGGTTTCCCATTGCCGCGGAGATACTCACTCGCATGCGCCAACCGGAGTTGCTGTATATCGCCGGCCTCTACCACGATATCGCCAAGGGTCGCGGCGGTGATCACTCAAAGCTCGGTGTTCTGGATGCTGTTCATTTTTGCCAACGTCACCAGTTGCCCGCACGGGACCAGCGCCTGGTCTGCTGGCTTGTGGAAAAACACCTGCTGATGAGCCAGGTATCCCAAAAACAGGACATCAGCGACCCGGAAGTGGTGCATGCCTTCGCCCGCGAAGTAGGTGATCGCGAGCACCTGGATTACCTCTACGCTTTGACAGTGGCAGATATTAATGCCACTAATCCGGAACTGTGGAATAGCTGGCGCGCCAGTCTATTGCGCCAACTCTACCAGGCCACCCAGCACGCCCTGCGCCGGGGACTTGAGAATCCCATTGATCGCGAGGAAATTATTGCCGAAACCCGCGGCCAGGCTCTGGAGAAGCTGCGCGCCCTGGGGCTGTCCGAGACTGGGGTAAAGAGTATTTGGGCGCAGATGGGCGAGGACTACTTTGTACGCGAGAGTGCCGACAACATTGCCTGGCACACCGCCGCGATCCACGAACTGCACGGCAATACCCCGCTGGAGCAGCGTGATACCCTGGTGCTCACCCGCAATTCCGGCCCCGGCGAGCACGACGGCGCCACTCAGGTCTTCGTGTACACGCCCGACAGGCCCAATGTATTTGCCGCCGCGGTGACCGGCCTCGACTTGCTCAATCTGAGCGTGCACGATGCGCGCCTGTACAATTCCGCCTCTGGCTATACCCTTGACACCTTTTACGTACTGGATGAATCCGGCCAGCCCCTGCTGGACGAACCGCAGCGATTGCGGCAGATTCGCGATACGCTGCAACGGGAACTGGCCCTGGTGGAGGACTATTCCAAGGTTATACAGCGGCGCACGCCCCGGCGTTTAAAAATGTTTGAGCTGGAGAGTCGGGCACATCTGTCCACCGAGCCCGGTGACCACTACAGCACCCTGGAGATAACCAGTGCAGACAGGCCCGGCCTGCTCGCGCGCATCGCACGTATTTTTATTGCCCATGGCCTGCGCCTGCACAACGCCAGGATAACTACCCTCGGGGAGCGCGTGGAGGATGTCTTCCACATTACCGATGCCGAGGGCCGACCACTCCGTGCAACAGAGGCCAATCGCGCACTGGAGGAGGCCATCTGTCGGGAGCTGGACGACTACCGGGCGCCACAGCAGCCCTAA